A single region of the Gorilla gorilla gorilla isolate KB3781 chromosome 1, NHGRI_mGorGor1-v2.1_pri, whole genome shotgun sequence genome encodes:
- the UBXN11 gene encoding UBX domain-containing protein 11 isoform X1, producing the protein MSSPLASLSKTRKVPLPSEPVNPGRRGIRIYGDEDEVDMLSDGRGSEEKISVPSCYGGVGAPVSRQVPASHDSELMAFMTRKLWDLEQQVKAQTDEILSKVGLQDQKIAALEDLVQTLRPHPAEATLQRQEELETMCVQLQRQVREMERFLSDYGLQWVGEPMDQEDSESKTVSEHGERDWMTAKKFWKPGDSLAPPEVDFDRLLASLQDLSELVVEGDTQVTPVPGGARLRTLKPIPLKLYRNGIMMFDGPFQPFYDPSTQRCLRDILDGFFPSELQRLYPNGVPFKVSDLRNQVYLEDGLDPFPGEGCVVGRQRMHKALDRVEEHPGSRMTAEKFLNRLPKFVIRQGEVIDIRGPIRDTLQNCCPLPARIQEIVVETPTLAAERDRSQESPNTPAPPLSMLRIKSENGEQAFLLMMQPDNTIGDVRALLAQARAMDASAFEIFSTFPPTLYQDDTLTLQAAGLVPKAALLLRARRAPKSSLKFSPGPCPGPSPSPQ; encoded by the exons ATGAGCTCACCTTTGGCCTCCCTTAGCAAGACCCGAAAAGTGCCCCTGCCCTCGGAGCCTGTGAATCCTGG GAGGCGAGGAATCCGCATCTACGGAGATG AAGATGAGGTGGACATGTTGAGTGATGGGCGTGGCTCAGAAGAAAAGATCTCAGTCCCTTCCTGCTATGGCGGCGTAGGTGCCCCTGTGAGTCGGCAAG TCCCTGCATCCCATGACTCGGAGCTGATGGCCTTCATGACGAGGAAGTTGTGGGACCTGGAGCAGCAGGTGAAGGCCCAGACTGATGAGATACTGTCCAAGGTGGGGCTCCAG GATCAGAAGATAGCGGCCCTAGAGGACCTGGTGCAGACCCTCCGGCCACACCCAG CCGAGGCAACCCTGCAGCGGCAGGAGGAACTGGAGACGATGTGCGTGCAGCTGCAGCGGCAGGTCAGGGAGATGGAG CGGTTCCTCAGTGACTATGGCCTGCAGTGGGTAGGCGAGCCCATGGACCAGGAGGACTCAGAGAGCAAGACAGTCTCAGAGCATGGTGAGAGGGACTGGATGACAGCCAAGAAGTTCTGGAAGCCAG GGGACTCATTGGCGCCCCCTGAGGTGGACTTTGACAGGCTGCTGGCCAGCCTGCAGGATCTTAGTGAGCTGGTGGTAGAGGGTGACACCCAAGTGACACCAGTGCCCGGCGGGGCACGGCTGCGTACCCTCAAGCCCATCCCGCTGAAGCTCTACCGGAATGGCATCATGATGTTCGACGGGCCCTTCCAGCCCTTCTACGATCCCTCCACACAG CGCTGCCTCCGAGACATATTGGATGGCTTCTTTCCCTCAGAGCTCCAGCGACTGTACCCCAATGGGGTCCCCTTTAAG GTGAGTGACTTGCGCAATCAGGTCTACCTGGAGGATGGACTGGACCCCTTCCCAGGCGAGGGCTGTGTGGTGGGCAGGCAGCGGATGCACAAGGCCTTGGACAGGGTGGAGGAGCACCCAG GCTCCAGGATGACTGCTGAGAAATTTCTGAACAGGCTCCCCAAGTTTGTGATCCGGCAAGGCGAGGTGATTGACATCCGGGGCCCCATCAGGGACACCTTGCAG AACTGCTGCCCATTGCCTGCCCGGATCCAGGAGATTGTGGTGGAGACGCCCACCTTGGCCGCTGAGCGAGACAG GAGCCAGGAGTCACCCAACACGCCGGCACCCCCGCTCTCCATGCTGCGCATCAAGTCTGAGAATGGGGAACAGGCCTTCCTACTGATGATGCAGCCTGACAACACCATTGGGGACGTGCGAGCTCTGCTAGCGCAGGCCAG GGCCATGGATGCCTCTGCCTTTGAGATCTTCAGCACATTCCCGCCCACCCTCTACCAGGACGATACACTCACGCTGCAGGCTGCAGGCCTTGTGCCCAAAGCAGCACTGCTGCTGCGGGCACGCCGAGCCCCGAAGTCCAGCCTGAAATTCAGTCCTGGTCCCTGTCCCGGACCCAGTCCCAGCCCCCAATAA
- the UBXN11 gene encoding UBX domain-containing protein 11 isoform X4 — protein sequence MSSPLASLSKTRKVPLPSEPVNPGRRGIRIYGDEDEVDMLSDGRGSEEKISVPSCYGGVGAPVSRQVPASHDSELMAFMTRKLWDLEQQVKAQTDEILSKDQKIAALEDLVQTLRPHPAEATLQRQEELETMCVQLQRQVREMERFLSDYGLQWVGEPMDQEDSESKTVSEHGDSLAPPEVDFDRLLASLQDLSELVVEGDTQVTPVPGGARLRTLKPIPLKLYRNGIMMFDGPFQPFYDPSTQRCLRDILDGFFPSELQRLYPNGVPFKVSDLRNQVYLEDGLDPFPGEGCVVGRQRMHKALDRVEEHPGSRMTAEKFLNRLPKFVIRQGEVIDIRGPIRDTLQNCCPLPARIQEIVVETPTLAAERDRSQESPNTPAPPLSMLRIKSENGEQAFLLMMQPDNTIGDVRALLAQARAMDASAFEIFSTFPPTLYQDDTLTLQAAGLVPKAALLLRARRAPKSSLKFSPGPCPGPSPSPQ from the exons ATGAGCTCACCTTTGGCCTCCCTTAGCAAGACCCGAAAAGTGCCCCTGCCCTCGGAGCCTGTGAATCCTGG GAGGCGAGGAATCCGCATCTACGGAGATG AAGATGAGGTGGACATGTTGAGTGATGGGCGTGGCTCAGAAGAAAAGATCTCAGTCCCTTCCTGCTATGGCGGCGTAGGTGCCCCTGTGAGTCGGCAAG TCCCTGCATCCCATGACTCGGAGCTGATGGCCTTCATGACGAGGAAGTTGTGGGACCTGGAGCAGCAGGTGAAGGCCCAGACTGATGAGATACTGTCCAAG GATCAGAAGATAGCGGCCCTAGAGGACCTGGTGCAGACCCTCCGGCCACACCCAG CCGAGGCAACCCTGCAGCGGCAGGAGGAACTGGAGACGATGTGCGTGCAGCTGCAGCGGCAGGTCAGGGAGATGGAG CGGTTCCTCAGTGACTATGGCCTGCAGTGGGTAGGCGAGCCCATGGACCAGGAGGACTCAGAGAGCAAGACAGTCTCAGAGCATG GGGACTCATTGGCGCCCCCTGAGGTGGACTTTGACAGGCTGCTGGCCAGCCTGCAGGATCTTAGTGAGCTGGTGGTAGAGGGTGACACCCAAGTGACACCAGTGCCCGGCGGGGCACGGCTGCGTACCCTCAAGCCCATCCCGCTGAAGCTCTACCGGAATGGCATCATGATGTTCGACGGGCCCTTCCAGCCCTTCTACGATCCCTCCACACAG CGCTGCCTCCGAGACATATTGGATGGCTTCTTTCCCTCAGAGCTCCAGCGACTGTACCCCAATGGGGTCCCCTTTAAG GTGAGTGACTTGCGCAATCAGGTCTACCTGGAGGATGGACTGGACCCCTTCCCAGGCGAGGGCTGTGTGGTGGGCAGGCAGCGGATGCACAAGGCCTTGGACAGGGTGGAGGAGCACCCAG GCTCCAGGATGACTGCTGAGAAATTTCTGAACAGGCTCCCCAAGTTTGTGATCCGGCAAGGCGAGGTGATTGACATCCGGGGCCCCATCAGGGACACCTTGCAG AACTGCTGCCCATTGCCTGCCCGGATCCAGGAGATTGTGGTGGAGACGCCCACCTTGGCCGCTGAGCGAGACAG GAGCCAGGAGTCACCCAACACGCCGGCACCCCCGCTCTCCATGCTGCGCATCAAGTCTGAGAATGGGGAACAGGCCTTCCTACTGATGATGCAGCCTGACAACACCATTGGGGACGTGCGAGCTCTGCTAGCGCAGGCCAG GGCCATGGATGCCTCTGCCTTTGAGATCTTCAGCACATTCCCGCCCACCCTCTACCAGGACGATACACTCACGCTGCAGGCTGCAGGCCTTGTGCCCAAAGCAGCACTGCTGCTGCGGGCACGCCGAGCCCCGAAGTCCAGCCTGAAATTCAGTCCTGGTCCCTGTCCCGGACCCAGTCCCAGCCCCCAATAA
- the UBXN11 gene encoding UBX domain-containing protein 11 isoform X3, which translates to MSSPLASLSKTRKVPLPSEPVNPGRRGIRIYGDEDEVDMLSDGRGSEEKISVPSCYGGVGAPVSRQVPASHDSELMAFMTRKLWDLEQQVKAQTDEILSKVGLQDQKIAALEDLVQTLRPHPAEATLQRQEELETMCVQLQRQVREMERFLSDYGLQWVGEPMDQEDSESKTVSEHGDSLAPPEVDFDRLLASLQDLSELVVEGDTQVTPVPGGARLRTLKPIPLKLYRNGIMMFDGPFQPFYDPSTQRCLRDILDGFFPSELQRLYPNGVPFKVSDLRNQVYLEDGLDPFPGEGCVVGRQRMHKALDRVEEHPGSRMTAEKFLNRLPKFVIRQGEVIDIRGPIRDTLQNCCPLPARIQEIVVETPTLAAERDRSQESPNTPAPPLSMLRIKSENGEQAFLLMMQPDNTIGDVRALLAQARAMDASAFEIFSTFPPTLYQDDTLTLQAAGLVPKAALLLRARRAPKSSLKFSPGPCPGPSPSPQ; encoded by the exons ATGAGCTCACCTTTGGCCTCCCTTAGCAAGACCCGAAAAGTGCCCCTGCCCTCGGAGCCTGTGAATCCTGG GAGGCGAGGAATCCGCATCTACGGAGATG AAGATGAGGTGGACATGTTGAGTGATGGGCGTGGCTCAGAAGAAAAGATCTCAGTCCCTTCCTGCTATGGCGGCGTAGGTGCCCCTGTGAGTCGGCAAG TCCCTGCATCCCATGACTCGGAGCTGATGGCCTTCATGACGAGGAAGTTGTGGGACCTGGAGCAGCAGGTGAAGGCCCAGACTGATGAGATACTGTCCAAGGTGGGGCTCCAG GATCAGAAGATAGCGGCCCTAGAGGACCTGGTGCAGACCCTCCGGCCACACCCAG CCGAGGCAACCCTGCAGCGGCAGGAGGAACTGGAGACGATGTGCGTGCAGCTGCAGCGGCAGGTCAGGGAGATGGAG CGGTTCCTCAGTGACTATGGCCTGCAGTGGGTAGGCGAGCCCATGGACCAGGAGGACTCAGAGAGCAAGACAGTCTCAGAGCATG GGGACTCATTGGCGCCCCCTGAGGTGGACTTTGACAGGCTGCTGGCCAGCCTGCAGGATCTTAGTGAGCTGGTGGTAGAGGGTGACACCCAAGTGACACCAGTGCCCGGCGGGGCACGGCTGCGTACCCTCAAGCCCATCCCGCTGAAGCTCTACCGGAATGGCATCATGATGTTCGACGGGCCCTTCCAGCCCTTCTACGATCCCTCCACACAG CGCTGCCTCCGAGACATATTGGATGGCTTCTTTCCCTCAGAGCTCCAGCGACTGTACCCCAATGGGGTCCCCTTTAAG GTGAGTGACTTGCGCAATCAGGTCTACCTGGAGGATGGACTGGACCCCTTCCCAGGCGAGGGCTGTGTGGTGGGCAGGCAGCGGATGCACAAGGCCTTGGACAGGGTGGAGGAGCACCCAG GCTCCAGGATGACTGCTGAGAAATTTCTGAACAGGCTCCCCAAGTTTGTGATCCGGCAAGGCGAGGTGATTGACATCCGGGGCCCCATCAGGGACACCTTGCAG AACTGCTGCCCATTGCCTGCCCGGATCCAGGAGATTGTGGTGGAGACGCCCACCTTGGCCGCTGAGCGAGACAG GAGCCAGGAGTCACCCAACACGCCGGCACCCCCGCTCTCCATGCTGCGCATCAAGTCTGAGAATGGGGAACAGGCCTTCCTACTGATGATGCAGCCTGACAACACCATTGGGGACGTGCGAGCTCTGCTAGCGCAGGCCAG GGCCATGGATGCCTCTGCCTTTGAGATCTTCAGCACATTCCCGCCCACCCTCTACCAGGACGATACACTCACGCTGCAGGCTGCAGGCCTTGTGCCCAAAGCAGCACTGCTGCTGCGGGCACGCCGAGCCCCGAAGTCCAGCCTGAAATTCAGTCCTGGTCCCTGTCCCGGACCCAGTCCCAGCCCCCAATAA
- the UBXN11 gene encoding UBX domain-containing protein 11 isoform X9 yields the protein MSSPLASLSKTRKVPLPSEPVNPGRRGIRIYGDVPASHDSELMAFMTRKLWDLEQQVKAQTDEILSKDQKIAALEDLVQTLRPHPAEATLQRQEELETMCVQLQRQVREMERFLSDYGLQWVGEPMDQEDSESKTVSEHGDSLAPPEVDFDRLLASLQDLSELVVEGDTQVTPVPGGARLRTLKPIPLKLYRNGIMMFDGPFQPFYDPSTQRCLRDILDGFFPSELQRLYPNGVPFKVSDLRNQVYLEDGLDPFPGEGCVVGRQRMHKALDRVEEHPGSRMTAEKFLNRLPKFVIRQGEVIDIRGPIRDTLQNCCPLPARIQEIVVETPTLAAERDRSQESPNTPAPPLSMLRIKSENGEQAFLLMMQPDNTIGDVRALLAQARAMDASAFEIFSTFPPTLYQDDTLTLQAAGLVPKAALLLRARRAPKSSLKFSPGPCPGPSPSPQ from the exons ATGAGCTCACCTTTGGCCTCCCTTAGCAAGACCCGAAAAGTGCCCCTGCCCTCGGAGCCTGTGAATCCTGG GAGGCGAGGAATCCGCATCTACGGAGATG TCCCTGCATCCCATGACTCGGAGCTGATGGCCTTCATGACGAGGAAGTTGTGGGACCTGGAGCAGCAGGTGAAGGCCCAGACTGATGAGATACTGTCCAAG GATCAGAAGATAGCGGCCCTAGAGGACCTGGTGCAGACCCTCCGGCCACACCCAG CCGAGGCAACCCTGCAGCGGCAGGAGGAACTGGAGACGATGTGCGTGCAGCTGCAGCGGCAGGTCAGGGAGATGGAG CGGTTCCTCAGTGACTATGGCCTGCAGTGGGTAGGCGAGCCCATGGACCAGGAGGACTCAGAGAGCAAGACAGTCTCAGAGCATG GGGACTCATTGGCGCCCCCTGAGGTGGACTTTGACAGGCTGCTGGCCAGCCTGCAGGATCTTAGTGAGCTGGTGGTAGAGGGTGACACCCAAGTGACACCAGTGCCCGGCGGGGCACGGCTGCGTACCCTCAAGCCCATCCCGCTGAAGCTCTACCGGAATGGCATCATGATGTTCGACGGGCCCTTCCAGCCCTTCTACGATCCCTCCACACAG CGCTGCCTCCGAGACATATTGGATGGCTTCTTTCCCTCAGAGCTCCAGCGACTGTACCCCAATGGGGTCCCCTTTAAG GTGAGTGACTTGCGCAATCAGGTCTACCTGGAGGATGGACTGGACCCCTTCCCAGGCGAGGGCTGTGTGGTGGGCAGGCAGCGGATGCACAAGGCCTTGGACAGGGTGGAGGAGCACCCAG GCTCCAGGATGACTGCTGAGAAATTTCTGAACAGGCTCCCCAAGTTTGTGATCCGGCAAGGCGAGGTGATTGACATCCGGGGCCCCATCAGGGACACCTTGCAG AACTGCTGCCCATTGCCTGCCCGGATCCAGGAGATTGTGGTGGAGACGCCCACCTTGGCCGCTGAGCGAGACAG GAGCCAGGAGTCACCCAACACGCCGGCACCCCCGCTCTCCATGCTGCGCATCAAGTCTGAGAATGGGGAACAGGCCTTCCTACTGATGATGCAGCCTGACAACACCATTGGGGACGTGCGAGCTCTGCTAGCGCAGGCCAG GGCCATGGATGCCTCTGCCTTTGAGATCTTCAGCACATTCCCGCCCACCCTCTACCAGGACGATACACTCACGCTGCAGGCTGCAGGCCTTGTGCCCAAAGCAGCACTGCTGCTGCGGGCACGCCGAGCCCCGAAGTCCAGCCTGAAATTCAGTCCTGGTCCCTGTCCCGGACCCAGTCCCAGCCCCCAATAA
- the UBXN11 gene encoding UBX domain-containing protein 11 isoform X6 produces the protein MSSPLASLSKTRKVPLPSEPVNPGRRGIRIYGDVPASHDSELMAFMTRKLWDLEQQVKAQTDEILSKDQKIAALEDLVQTLRPHPAEATLQRQEELETMCVQLQRQVREMERFLSDYGLQWVGEPMDQEDSESKTVSEHGERDWMTAKKFWKPGDSLAPPEVDFDRLLASLQDLSELVVEGDTQVTPVPGGARLRTLKPIPLKLYRNGIMMFDGPFQPFYDPSTQRCLRDILDGFFPSELQRLYPNGVPFKVSDLRNQVYLEDGLDPFPGEGCVVGRQRMHKALDRVEEHPGSRMTAEKFLNRLPKFVIRQGEVIDIRGPIRDTLQNCCPLPARIQEIVVETPTLAAERDRSQESPNTPAPPLSMLRIKSENGEQAFLLMMQPDNTIGDVRALLAQARAMDASAFEIFSTFPPTLYQDDTLTLQAAGLVPKAALLLRARRAPKSSLKFSPGPCPGPSPSPQ, from the exons ATGAGCTCACCTTTGGCCTCCCTTAGCAAGACCCGAAAAGTGCCCCTGCCCTCGGAGCCTGTGAATCCTGG GAGGCGAGGAATCCGCATCTACGGAGATG TCCCTGCATCCCATGACTCGGAGCTGATGGCCTTCATGACGAGGAAGTTGTGGGACCTGGAGCAGCAGGTGAAGGCCCAGACTGATGAGATACTGTCCAAG GATCAGAAGATAGCGGCCCTAGAGGACCTGGTGCAGACCCTCCGGCCACACCCAG CCGAGGCAACCCTGCAGCGGCAGGAGGAACTGGAGACGATGTGCGTGCAGCTGCAGCGGCAGGTCAGGGAGATGGAG CGGTTCCTCAGTGACTATGGCCTGCAGTGGGTAGGCGAGCCCATGGACCAGGAGGACTCAGAGAGCAAGACAGTCTCAGAGCATGGTGAGAGGGACTGGATGACAGCCAAGAAGTTCTGGAAGCCAG GGGACTCATTGGCGCCCCCTGAGGTGGACTTTGACAGGCTGCTGGCCAGCCTGCAGGATCTTAGTGAGCTGGTGGTAGAGGGTGACACCCAAGTGACACCAGTGCCCGGCGGGGCACGGCTGCGTACCCTCAAGCCCATCCCGCTGAAGCTCTACCGGAATGGCATCATGATGTTCGACGGGCCCTTCCAGCCCTTCTACGATCCCTCCACACAG CGCTGCCTCCGAGACATATTGGATGGCTTCTTTCCCTCAGAGCTCCAGCGACTGTACCCCAATGGGGTCCCCTTTAAG GTGAGTGACTTGCGCAATCAGGTCTACCTGGAGGATGGACTGGACCCCTTCCCAGGCGAGGGCTGTGTGGTGGGCAGGCAGCGGATGCACAAGGCCTTGGACAGGGTGGAGGAGCACCCAG GCTCCAGGATGACTGCTGAGAAATTTCTGAACAGGCTCCCCAAGTTTGTGATCCGGCAAGGCGAGGTGATTGACATCCGGGGCCCCATCAGGGACACCTTGCAG AACTGCTGCCCATTGCCTGCCCGGATCCAGGAGATTGTGGTGGAGACGCCCACCTTGGCCGCTGAGCGAGACAG GAGCCAGGAGTCACCCAACACGCCGGCACCCCCGCTCTCCATGCTGCGCATCAAGTCTGAGAATGGGGAACAGGCCTTCCTACTGATGATGCAGCCTGACAACACCATTGGGGACGTGCGAGCTCTGCTAGCGCAGGCCAG GGCCATGGATGCCTCTGCCTTTGAGATCTTCAGCACATTCCCGCCCACCCTCTACCAGGACGATACACTCACGCTGCAGGCTGCAGGCCTTGTGCCCAAAGCAGCACTGCTGCTGCGGGCACGCCGAGCCCCGAAGTCCAGCCTGAAATTCAGTCCTGGTCCCTGTCCCGGACCCAGTCCCAGCCCCCAATAA
- the UBXN11 gene encoding UBX domain-containing protein 11 isoform X2, with the protein MSSPLASLSKTRKVPLPSEPVNPGRRGIRIYGDEDEVDMLSDGRGSEEKISVPSCYGGVGAPVSRQVPASHDSELMAFMTRKLWDLEQQVKAQTDEILSKDQKIAALEDLVQTLRPHPAEATLQRQEELETMCVQLQRQVREMERFLSDYGLQWVGEPMDQEDSESKTVSEHGERDWMTAKKFWKPGDSLAPPEVDFDRLLASLQDLSELVVEGDTQVTPVPGGARLRTLKPIPLKLYRNGIMMFDGPFQPFYDPSTQRCLRDILDGFFPSELQRLYPNGVPFKVSDLRNQVYLEDGLDPFPGEGCVVGRQRMHKALDRVEEHPGSRMTAEKFLNRLPKFVIRQGEVIDIRGPIRDTLQNCCPLPARIQEIVVETPTLAAERDRSQESPNTPAPPLSMLRIKSENGEQAFLLMMQPDNTIGDVRALLAQARAMDASAFEIFSTFPPTLYQDDTLTLQAAGLVPKAALLLRARRAPKSSLKFSPGPCPGPSPSPQ; encoded by the exons ATGAGCTCACCTTTGGCCTCCCTTAGCAAGACCCGAAAAGTGCCCCTGCCCTCGGAGCCTGTGAATCCTGG GAGGCGAGGAATCCGCATCTACGGAGATG AAGATGAGGTGGACATGTTGAGTGATGGGCGTGGCTCAGAAGAAAAGATCTCAGTCCCTTCCTGCTATGGCGGCGTAGGTGCCCCTGTGAGTCGGCAAG TCCCTGCATCCCATGACTCGGAGCTGATGGCCTTCATGACGAGGAAGTTGTGGGACCTGGAGCAGCAGGTGAAGGCCCAGACTGATGAGATACTGTCCAAG GATCAGAAGATAGCGGCCCTAGAGGACCTGGTGCAGACCCTCCGGCCACACCCAG CCGAGGCAACCCTGCAGCGGCAGGAGGAACTGGAGACGATGTGCGTGCAGCTGCAGCGGCAGGTCAGGGAGATGGAG CGGTTCCTCAGTGACTATGGCCTGCAGTGGGTAGGCGAGCCCATGGACCAGGAGGACTCAGAGAGCAAGACAGTCTCAGAGCATGGTGAGAGGGACTGGATGACAGCCAAGAAGTTCTGGAAGCCAG GGGACTCATTGGCGCCCCCTGAGGTGGACTTTGACAGGCTGCTGGCCAGCCTGCAGGATCTTAGTGAGCTGGTGGTAGAGGGTGACACCCAAGTGACACCAGTGCCCGGCGGGGCACGGCTGCGTACCCTCAAGCCCATCCCGCTGAAGCTCTACCGGAATGGCATCATGATGTTCGACGGGCCCTTCCAGCCCTTCTACGATCCCTCCACACAG CGCTGCCTCCGAGACATATTGGATGGCTTCTTTCCCTCAGAGCTCCAGCGACTGTACCCCAATGGGGTCCCCTTTAAG GTGAGTGACTTGCGCAATCAGGTCTACCTGGAGGATGGACTGGACCCCTTCCCAGGCGAGGGCTGTGTGGTGGGCAGGCAGCGGATGCACAAGGCCTTGGACAGGGTGGAGGAGCACCCAG GCTCCAGGATGACTGCTGAGAAATTTCTGAACAGGCTCCCCAAGTTTGTGATCCGGCAAGGCGAGGTGATTGACATCCGGGGCCCCATCAGGGACACCTTGCAG AACTGCTGCCCATTGCCTGCCCGGATCCAGGAGATTGTGGTGGAGACGCCCACCTTGGCCGCTGAGCGAGACAG GAGCCAGGAGTCACCCAACACGCCGGCACCCCCGCTCTCCATGCTGCGCATCAAGTCTGAGAATGGGGAACAGGCCTTCCTACTGATGATGCAGCCTGACAACACCATTGGGGACGTGCGAGCTCTGCTAGCGCAGGCCAG GGCCATGGATGCCTCTGCCTTTGAGATCTTCAGCACATTCCCGCCCACCCTCTACCAGGACGATACACTCACGCTGCAGGCTGCAGGCCTTGTGCCCAAAGCAGCACTGCTGCTGCGGGCACGCCGAGCCCCGAAGTCCAGCCTGAAATTCAGTCCTGGTCCCTGTCCCGGACCCAGTCCCAGCCCCCAATAA
- the UBXN11 gene encoding UBX domain-containing protein 11 isoform X5 → MSSPLASLSKTRKVPLPSEPVNPGRRGIRIYGDVPASHDSELMAFMTRKLWDLEQQVKAQTDEILSKVGLQDQKIAALEDLVQTLRPHPAEATLQRQEELETMCVQLQRQVREMERFLSDYGLQWVGEPMDQEDSESKTVSEHGERDWMTAKKFWKPGDSLAPPEVDFDRLLASLQDLSELVVEGDTQVTPVPGGARLRTLKPIPLKLYRNGIMMFDGPFQPFYDPSTQRCLRDILDGFFPSELQRLYPNGVPFKVSDLRNQVYLEDGLDPFPGEGCVVGRQRMHKALDRVEEHPGSRMTAEKFLNRLPKFVIRQGEVIDIRGPIRDTLQNCCPLPARIQEIVVETPTLAAERDRSQESPNTPAPPLSMLRIKSENGEQAFLLMMQPDNTIGDVRALLAQARAMDASAFEIFSTFPPTLYQDDTLTLQAAGLVPKAALLLRARRAPKSSLKFSPGPCPGPSPSPQ, encoded by the exons ATGAGCTCACCTTTGGCCTCCCTTAGCAAGACCCGAAAAGTGCCCCTGCCCTCGGAGCCTGTGAATCCTGG GAGGCGAGGAATCCGCATCTACGGAGATG TCCCTGCATCCCATGACTCGGAGCTGATGGCCTTCATGACGAGGAAGTTGTGGGACCTGGAGCAGCAGGTGAAGGCCCAGACTGATGAGATACTGTCCAAGGTGGGGCTCCAG GATCAGAAGATAGCGGCCCTAGAGGACCTGGTGCAGACCCTCCGGCCACACCCAG CCGAGGCAACCCTGCAGCGGCAGGAGGAACTGGAGACGATGTGCGTGCAGCTGCAGCGGCAGGTCAGGGAGATGGAG CGGTTCCTCAGTGACTATGGCCTGCAGTGGGTAGGCGAGCCCATGGACCAGGAGGACTCAGAGAGCAAGACAGTCTCAGAGCATGGTGAGAGGGACTGGATGACAGCCAAGAAGTTCTGGAAGCCAG GGGACTCATTGGCGCCCCCTGAGGTGGACTTTGACAGGCTGCTGGCCAGCCTGCAGGATCTTAGTGAGCTGGTGGTAGAGGGTGACACCCAAGTGACACCAGTGCCCGGCGGGGCACGGCTGCGTACCCTCAAGCCCATCCCGCTGAAGCTCTACCGGAATGGCATCATGATGTTCGACGGGCCCTTCCAGCCCTTCTACGATCCCTCCACACAG CGCTGCCTCCGAGACATATTGGATGGCTTCTTTCCCTCAGAGCTCCAGCGACTGTACCCCAATGGGGTCCCCTTTAAG GTGAGTGACTTGCGCAATCAGGTCTACCTGGAGGATGGACTGGACCCCTTCCCAGGCGAGGGCTGTGTGGTGGGCAGGCAGCGGATGCACAAGGCCTTGGACAGGGTGGAGGAGCACCCAG GCTCCAGGATGACTGCTGAGAAATTTCTGAACAGGCTCCCCAAGTTTGTGATCCGGCAAGGCGAGGTGATTGACATCCGGGGCCCCATCAGGGACACCTTGCAG AACTGCTGCCCATTGCCTGCCCGGATCCAGGAGATTGTGGTGGAGACGCCCACCTTGGCCGCTGAGCGAGACAG GAGCCAGGAGTCACCCAACACGCCGGCACCCCCGCTCTCCATGCTGCGCATCAAGTCTGAGAATGGGGAACAGGCCTTCCTACTGATGATGCAGCCTGACAACACCATTGGGGACGTGCGAGCTCTGCTAGCGCAGGCCAG GGCCATGGATGCCTCTGCCTTTGAGATCTTCAGCACATTCCCGCCCACCCTCTACCAGGACGATACACTCACGCTGCAGGCTGCAGGCCTTGTGCCCAAAGCAGCACTGCTGCTGCGGGCACGCCGAGCCCCGAAGTCCAGCCTGAAATTCAGTCCTGGTCCCTGTCCCGGACCCAGTCCCAGCCCCCAATAA